One window of the Actinomyces procaprae genome contains the following:
- a CDS encoding DUF5605 domain-containing protein gives MNHFSPQSTLGAVLSVPQARALLQHGIPWLTDLQVAVEHPEFPIGGLLGITLGWDNPARAELLAELAELEDPTVLPVRRAARPLAAPTLEQQARARLSAPVSARCYVPVEVTVTVPGAAAILRDVEAAGSVSLTATLTRGEGASLAVVANDAGTAAGGDAAGSHPEGGSHTEVTSRAFYRRGEELVMRFLPEHPGNWHLCVDGIAAADPLETDVSVEPAAAGEHGPVRVVDGQFTHADGAPFTPLGTTAYAWIHQGADMRRRTVETLESSGFNKLRMCIFPKHYDYNHADPESVPFRSAGAGAREWDWDAFDADFFDKLEQCVRELGHLGIIADLILFHPYDRWGFAEMTPDVDDAYLRHVVRRLAAFPNVWWSMANEYELLTTKRLSDWDRLGRIVVEEDPVGHPIGVHNIFEPFDASADWVSHVSFQGGGYEMGRKVDELRDRFGKSVVIDEYGYEGNLEHEWGNLTAEEELRRFWEGIIRGAGMTHGETYFHEEGIWWAHGGVLRGESWKRIAFLRRLIQEAPRGRLLPAPPGLGTKTAVDGDDYMLTYFGGAQPYRSAVTVPQGRTAAIDVIDTWNMTIEQVATGASGSVEVALPSRPWMAVRVRCD, from the coding sequence ATGAACCACTTCAGCCCGCAATCCACCCTGGGGGCGGTCCTCAGCGTGCCGCAGGCACGCGCTCTCCTTCAACACGGCATCCCGTGGCTTACCGACCTCCAGGTCGCCGTCGAACACCCCGAGTTTCCCATCGGCGGGCTGCTGGGGATCACGCTCGGCTGGGACAACCCCGCGCGTGCCGAGCTCCTCGCCGAGCTCGCCGAACTCGAGGATCCCACTGTGCTGCCCGTGCGCCGCGCGGCCCGCCCGCTCGCCGCGCCAACGCTAGAACAGCAGGCGCGAGCACGATTGAGCGCCCCGGTGTCGGCCCGCTGCTACGTGCCGGTCGAGGTGACTGTCACCGTCCCCGGTGCGGCCGCCATACTGCGCGACGTCGAGGCCGCCGGAAGCGTCAGTCTCACGGCGACGCTCACCCGGGGTGAGGGTGCGAGCCTCGCCGTCGTCGCCAACGACGCCGGGACTGCGGCGGGTGGGGACGCAGCCGGGAGTCACCCAGAAGGCGGGTCCCACACCGAGGTGACCTCTCGCGCCTTCTACCGCCGCGGGGAAGAACTGGTGATGCGTTTCCTGCCCGAGCATCCCGGCAACTGGCACCTGTGCGTCGACGGCATCGCCGCAGCCGACCCGCTTGAAACGGATGTCTCCGTCGAGCCGGCGGCCGCTGGCGAACACGGTCCCGTGCGCGTCGTCGACGGGCAGTTCACCCATGCCGACGGCGCCCCCTTCACACCGCTGGGTACCACCGCTTACGCCTGGATTCATCAGGGTGCCGACATGCGCCGCCGCACCGTGGAGACGCTGGAGTCCAGCGGCTTCAACAAGCTCCGCATGTGCATCTTCCCTAAGCATTACGACTACAACCACGCCGATCCGGAGTCCGTCCCCTTTCGCTCGGCCGGAGCGGGGGCGCGCGAGTGGGACTGGGACGCGTTCGATGCAGACTTCTTCGACAAGCTTGAGCAGTGCGTGCGGGAACTGGGGCACCTCGGGATCATCGCCGATCTCATCCTCTTTCACCCCTACGACCGTTGGGGCTTCGCGGAGATGACTCCGGACGTCGACGACGCCTACCTGAGGCACGTGGTCCGGCGTTTGGCCGCCTTCCCCAACGTGTGGTGGTCCATGGCCAACGAGTACGAGCTGCTGACAACTAAGCGCCTCTCGGATTGGGACCGTCTGGGGCGGATTGTGGTGGAGGAGGACCCGGTGGGGCACCCCATCGGCGTACACAACATCTTCGAGCCCTTCGACGCCTCCGCCGACTGGGTCAGTCACGTGTCCTTCCAGGGCGGCGGTTACGAGATGGGACGCAAGGTGGACGAGCTGCGCGACCGCTTCGGCAAGTCGGTCGTCATCGACGAATACGGTTATGAGGGCAACCTGGAGCACGAGTGGGGAAACCTCACCGCTGAGGAGGAGCTGCGCCGCTTCTGGGAGGGCATTATTCGCGGTGCCGGCATGACCCACGGTGAGACCTACTTCCATGAGGAGGGGATCTGGTGGGCCCACGGCGGTGTCCTGCGGGGTGAGAGCTGGAAACGCATTGCCTTCCTGCGCCGGCTCATTCAGGAGGCGCCGCGTGGGCGGCTGCTGCCTGCGCCTCCCGGCCTGGGCACGAAGACTGCCGTCGATGGGGATGACTACATGTTGACCTACTTCGGCGGTGCTCAGCCCTACCGGAGCGCCGTGACGGTTCCCCAGGGCCGCACCGCGGCGATCGATGTGATCGACACCTGGAACATGACAATCGAACAAGTCGCCACCGGCGCGAGCGGAAGCGTGGAGGTGGCACTGCCCAGCCGCCCCTGGATGGCCGTGCGCGTGCGCTGCGACTGA